One Lepisosteus oculatus isolate fLepOcu1 chromosome 12, fLepOcu1.hap2, whole genome shotgun sequence genomic window, CAAGTAACGGATAAAAACATTCTTATTCTAGTGCCAAATGTAatcttacaaaaatgtttttttaaaactcattaaagtttcagtattttgttcaatgatttcttctattttttccaTGCACCTGTCTTTTATCAGTATTCAATATCAATATTCAATATCAGTATTTCTCGGGGAAATAACCAGTATTCTTTGGACATGGTGCTGAATACTAATCCCCAGTGACCACTTTTACCCTTAAAATTTGTCACAGATGCCTCCTTTTACGCTTTGTACGTAGTGGTTTAATGCTAAGTTAAGAATAAAACGCATCTAATCctaaaactaaaattcagtcATTGAGGActagaaataaataaagcataaaGCACTTGGGGGGCAAAATAAGAGGTTATTCACCAATGAATTGTAATAAACGTGCTTTCCTTTCTCTCACAAATATTCTACAAAGCCTTTACCTAAAGGCGGGGAAGAAATGTATAAAGTAGTAATTATTCATCGTTATTTCGAAATCAGTGGGATTCTTGTGACGAAGAACCGTTTTCAGCGACAAgggaatgttgttgttttttttacttttagtgCGCTTCTTGTTAAATAAAGTCAAAAGACACGAGATATATAGACCGCCGCTGGGCTGTCGGTCTTATCAGCGATGAGAGCTGAGGCGCCGCGACAGAACGTTTTGCTTTGCGGCACCCGTAGCAGAGTCGTGCAGGACCGGACTCCAGCAGGTAGAGGCAGCGCTCAGGACCCAGTCCAGAAACACGCTTTCAAGGGGTGGGGGGACGTACTTTTTCGGATGCAATTCCTAGTGTCTGCGCAGAATAAGCAGCGCTGgtcagtgtttaaaaaaaaaactcggcGCCAGAAGTAAATTAAAGGGGCTTCTGTAGATTTATGGTTGGCAGTACTTGCTTTAAGGCAAAGTCTTATCCCCGTGCTACTGCTCGGTAGCTGTTCTACCGCCTACATTGAGCGTgtgctttaaaaacattgttttttttaaatcaggcgGTAGTTTTATACGCAATTTAAAGAACGTCAAAAATAACGGCGGCAGTGAAGGAATGAAACGTTTATATAAACTAAGTTGCGTGTTGTTCTGTGGGTATTGTAGGTAATAGTTAAGCTCGCAGCACGccaaactactgtactgtaaatctgacTTCTCTAGTTACAGACGCCAGAGCGAAGCTGGGACTGGCGCAGATTGCTCTATATGGGAGTCTTAACTGGTTTTGTCTGTCCGGCGCTGAGCTTGGTCTGGCTCAGGTTGCTCTGTAACTGGTCCGGTCTCTCCTGGGCAGGTGATGTTATTCGGACTCCGAGTTCTGGACGGATTGCAGAGCGGGTCAGCGGTCAGAAACACCTGTGCAGTGAGTATCCGAGAAGAGAACTAAATCCCCGCTCTCCCTTGTCAGCAAGCACTGTCTCTCCTGCGTGGCAGACCCTGGCGATGTCTGTCTGGATACTCAATCAGTAGACTGTGCCTGCTCTGGCACTCCTGGGCCTGTTGTATTTAGTTTTTATAGGTACAGGTCTTTAAACAGGTGTAGGAAGAGGTGTTCTTTCCACAGGTCTTTACACAGGTGTAGGAAGAGGTGTGTTCTGACACGCAGTGCAGTCTGTAAGTATTTGGACACAGACAACAtttgttgttttggctctgCACTCCAGCACactggatttgaaatgaaacaaggaCTATGAGATTGAAGTGCAGAATGTCATCTTGAATTTGTCTGTATTGGGTGGACCGTATaggaatcacagcccttttTATACAAAGTCCCCCCATGTCAGGGGACCAGAAGTAATTTAGGTATATAAATCGGTATAGGAAGAGGTATTCTTTCCATAGGTGTTTAAATAGGTATAGGAAAAAGTGCTCTTTATATGGGTATttgaagaacatactgtacatggggtAGTGTCTTctgtaaatacacattttaatggGTATAGCAAAATGTGTTCTTTAAATGGGTATAGGGCAATGTGTTGCTTTAAACAGGTGTCTGATTAGGTATAGGGAAAGTCTTCTTTCTCTAGGCGTTGTAAGAGGAGGGGAATTAGCTGCCCGGACTGGCCAGGGGTTTGAGGACTGTGATTCAGAGTAACTTGTGGGCCTGCGTGTTAGTTTGAGGATGTGACCGGTTCTGAAGCTGGTCCTGGTGCTGTCTCTCTGTCGTCTCTGCCCCCAGGCTGTGCTGCTGAGCCTGTCGATGCTCGCGCTGCTGAGGCCTCTGGGACTGCGCACGTTCTCCATGGCGGCCGAATCGTACGTCTCGGGCACGCACTCCGCCGCCTTCGTCACCTGCCCCAACGAGCAGGTGGCCAAGGACCTGGCCAGGTGAGGGGCCGGCCCGCCCTCCCCCTGCGTCGCGTTTGCTAGTGTGACAGAGGAGGGCGCCGCAcgtgcgggggggggggggctgctcTTTACTCACGCCCTGATAAGAAGGGCAGGGTCGCCACCTCTCTGCCGCAGCCCAGCCTAGAGCATGACGGCACCAAACTTGAGTGGCCTTATCCGAGTCCAGACAGCTGAACATACCCGCCATTGACCACTTTCCATCACAAACCACTGAATCCAACTGTGTCCTTGTATACATGTTTGGAACTGCGTATGAAATTGTAACAGGAATGTACACAAAGAGAGACGGCGATCTTCCCCCGAGCGTATTCAGCGCAGGACCCACCTATTTAACAGGCTCCACTAGTGTGGAGACAGATTGCCATTAATACCGTGGGGAGAGTGTCCGATGTCACCACCCGGGACATTACTAATTCGGCCAGTGCAAAATCTCACCCCATAAGTTCACTGCATCTAATTGATGTTGGAATCGGATTTCTgtgcccccccgccccccccggcGGTGAAGCTGCGTGGCGGGAGTGGGGTTGCTCTGCCGACAGCTGAGCCCCTGCTTGTTGTTGTCGTTGTCGTCCTCCCAGGGGGCTGGTGGAGAAGAAGCTGGCGGCCTGCGTCAACATCGTGCCCAAGATCACGTCGGTGTGAGTGcgcagaggggggtgggggacaGTGCTGGCGGGGGGCAGGCGTGTCCTCATCCCGGGCCAGAGCCTGTTCTAGCCCACCGTCACCGTGACTGGGACTGTTCCCCGAACGGCGCCCGACAGGGGGGCGAAGGGGTGATTCACCCGTGTAACGACCACAGTTCCCACCCCCCCGCACGGGGACTCGATCCCTAGACAGCTGATCGCTCCGTCCCGCCAGCAGACCGGTTTCCGGTCCGGATGTGGGGGGGGTCGGTGCTCGGTGCTGGCAGGGGCGCAGTGACATGGGGACACCACAGGGGGGCGC contains:
- the LOC102684276 gene encoding protein CutA homolog isoform X1; translated protein: MLFGLRVLDGLQSGSAVRNTCAAVLLSLSMLALLRPLGLRTFSMAAESYVSGTHSAAFVTCPNEQVAKDLARGLVEKKLAACVNIVPKITSVYEWQGKIEEDSEVLLMIKTRSSKVSALADYVRSVHPYEVAEVISLPIDQGNPPYLKWLGEAVPE
- the LOC102684276 gene encoding protein CutA homolog isoform X2, translating into MLFGLRVLDGLQSGSAVRNTCAAVLLSLSMLALLRPLGLRTFSMAAESYVSGTHSAAFVTCPNEQVAKDLARYEWQGKIEEDSEVLLMIKTRSSKVSALADYVRSVHPYEVAEVISLPIDQGNPPYLKWLGEAVPE